A section of the Pseudorasbora parva isolate DD20220531a chromosome 2, ASM2467924v1, whole genome shotgun sequence genome encodes:
- the LOC137048729 gene encoding Ig kappa chain V region 3547, with protein MVYLSLLECRGQVSQVSVTQTPAITTAQIGQEVRINCKANRPVHLNDHMAWYFRGFGEAPKLLVYRATYRFTGVPSRLTGSGHGADFTLTISGVQPEDAGYYFCQSDHTGAIVTQ; from the coding sequence ATGGTATATCTGTCTCTTTTAGAGTGTAGAGGACAGGTCTCTCAGGTCTCCGTCACTCAGACACCAGCAATAACAACAGCCCAAATAGGACAAGAAGTGAGAATAAACTGCAAAGCCAACAGGCCGGTGCATCTTAATGACCACATGGCTTGGTACTTCAGGGGATTTGGAGAAGCTCCTAAGCTACTCGTATACCGTGCCACATATCGTTTCACTGGAGTTCCATCTAGACTCACAGGAAGTGGACATGGAGCAGACTTCACTCTGACCATCAGTGGAGTCCAGCCTGAAGACGCAGGATATTACTTCTGTCAGAGCGACCACACTGGTGCAATAGTCACACAGTGA